In Oryza brachyantha chromosome 1, ObraRS2, whole genome shotgun sequence, the following are encoded in one genomic region:
- the LOC102704839 gene encoding LOW QUALITY PROTEIN: protein LNK2-like (The sequence of the model RefSeq protein was modified relative to this genomic sequence to represent the inferred CDS: inserted 3 bases in 2 codons; deleted 3 bases in 2 codons) translates to MRPFHTWLSLVPTPAARPITFRHAXPSSAHLGGWRERGQTGRQQTTTTQLASGGGGEARRHSTTLRRVAELEDFSALPXAGDATVRTRGTARIGFSFVYGAGGGRHLRRMFEWNDDQQQVGDAIWAEFNESEDHIVPYPKDTEDSTLVSVGDQKKNDEETANIPGLTERSSSGQTEFPVLNKQPACQASGHYSATGLDIESWPDLPSLNATLDRNYSDDNIASTYLDFSSAPSLQKVTDNTAVQLDGETEVFVNDHEEKSNSFLDCDWGNIGDFDDFDRLFSNGESIFDNEMVADGSNFLSTSSDLVDTTVQSIPFPHVPLNKQLSSDHGSSSLLINETPGVTAEQESKVVDANAKSGELAEHKNLLSSEYSGKPNHFPKEGDVQKKPVRSRRRTEERGKSKISNSATGFSQNQGQHQPASLHSLAKAPPQPLQNPQYLLLHDNKNMGQLQQANQFMFPGYGYPSYQFPGIPMMSNIQAESPQTKPATTNFRTSIDSPKQSSSTEKSQDMPSRPLTMTPQEKIEKLRRRQQMQALIAIQQQQQQFGQDGSGSDTIVPQSYSPKSRNPDSLGSSVIIDDSANKVLHSEPIPTGHEEIQKSSGIPDDPFIEEKIYYQLQDALGKLDTRTRRCIRDSLLRLAHSSSERQITSDRSSANKSNKDEDEVSEDTSNMTRRSPAKEGETNTNPIDRIVAHLLFHRPCSKVSSPAKEEIISSPPLSTEPGPELKIPADTPGGLSQNHQNLQEMTLQPSL, encoded by the exons ATGCGCCCCTTCCACACGTGGCTCTCCCTCGtccccacccccgccgccCGTCCAATCACCTTCCGCCACGC TCCGTCCTCGGCTCATCTCGGTGGGTGGAGAGAGCGGGGGCAGACGGGGAGGCAGCAGACGACGACA ACACAGCTTGcgagtggaggaggaggagaagcgaGAAGGCACAGCACCACA ctccgccgcgtcgccgaatTGGAGGATTTTTCTGCCCTTC TGGCTGGAGATGCGACCGTCCGGACCCGGGGGACAGCGCGAATCGGGTTCTCGTTCGTgtacggcgccggcggcggccgccacctGAGGAGGATGTTCGAGTGGAACGACGACCAGCAGCAG GTGGGGGATGCAATATGGGCTGAGTTCAATGAGAGTGAAGACCATATTGTGCCTTACCCCAAGGATACGGAGGATAGTACGTTAGTTAGTGTTGGAGACCAGAAGAAGAATGACGAAGAAACTGCTAATATTCCAGGCCTTACTGaaagaagttcaagtggtcaaacTGAGTTTCCGGTTTTGAATAAGCAGCCTGCGTGTCAGGCTAGTGGGCATTACTCAGCTACAGGACTTGACATTGAATCCTGGCCTGACTTGCCTTCTTTGAATGCCACACTTGATAGAAACTACAGTGATGATAATATAGCATCTACATATTTGGATTTCAGTTCTGCACCTAGTTTACAGAAGGTCACGGATAACACAGCAG TGCAGCTGGATGGTGAAACTGAAGTGTTCGTTAATGACCATGAAGAAAAGAGTAACAGCTTCCTTGATTGCGACTGGGGTAATATCGGAGATTTTGATGATTTTGACCGCTTATTTAG CAATGGTGAGTCCATATTTGATAATGAGATGGTTGCTGATGGCAGTAATTTTCTCTCCACATCTTCAGATCTGGTGGATACTACTGTACAATCAATCCCCTTTCCA CATGTTCCATTGAATAAACAACTATCTTCTGATCATGGATCTTCTTCACTTCTAATTAATGAAACACCTGGTGTAACTGCTGAACAAGAAAGCAAG GTAGTAGATGCTAATGCTAAATCTGGAGAGCTAGCTGAGCATAAAAATCTTCTGAGTAGTGAATATTCTGGAAAACCAAACCACTTCCCAAAGGAG GGTGATGTGCAGAAGAAGCCAGTGAGGTCACGGAGAAGAACAGAGGAAAGAGGCAAAAGTAAAATATCCAATAGTGCAACTGGCTTCTCCCAGAACCAAGGACAGCATCAACCAGCCAGTTTGCATTCATTGGCCAAAGCCCCTCCGCAACCCCTTCAGAATCCTCAGTATTTGCTGTTACATGATAACAAAAACATGGGCCAACTTCAGCAGGCTAATCAGTTTATGTTCCCTGGCTATGGATATCCTTCGTATCAATTTCCTGGCATTCCTATGATGTCAAACATTCAGGCTGAAAGTCCTCAAACAAAGCCAGCTACTACAAATTTCCGAACTTCAATAGATTCCCCAAAGCAGTCAAGTTCCACAGAAAAGTCGCAAGATATGCCATCAAGACCGTTGACGATGACACCTCAAGAAAAGATTGAAAAGCTTAGGCGCCGACAGCAAATGCAAGCACTGATAGCTAttcaacagcagcagcagcaatttGGTCAAGATGGTTCTGGCAGTGATACTATAGTACCCCAATCATACTCACCAAAGAGCAGGAATCCAGATTCCTTAGGGAGTTCTGTTATCATAGATGATAGTGCAAACAAAGTTTTACATTCAGAGCCTATTCCAACTGGCCATGAAGAGATTCAGAAGAGTTCTGGAATTCCTGATGACCCATTTAtagaggaaaaaatatattaccagCTTCAAGATGCTCTTGGGAAG TTGGATACCAGAACTCGGCGCTGTATTCGAGACAGTTTACTTCGTTTAGCCCATAGTTCCTCAGAGAGACAAATTACGAGTGACAGAAGTAGCGCTAACAAGAGTAataaagatgaagatgaagttTCAGAAGACACATCTAACATGACAAGAAG ATCTCCAGCAAAGGAAGGAGAAACAAACACAAATCCAATTGATCGCATCGTGGCCCATTTACTGTTTCATAGGCCTTGTTCAAAGGTTTCGTCACCTGCAAAAGAAGAGATCATATCCTCACCTCCATTGTCAACTGAACCTGGACCTG AGTTGAAGATCCCTGCAGATACACCCGGGGGGCTGTCACAAAATCACCAGAATTTGCAAGAAATGACACTGCAGCCTTCCCTGTAA
- the LOC102705107 gene encoding LOW QUALITY PROTEIN: xylan glycosyltransferase MUCI21-like (The sequence of the model RefSeq protein was modified relative to this genomic sequence to represent the inferred CDS: inserted 2 bases in 1 codon), with translation MVQHHRASLLLHQQQRNGEEEGQQVTAEEGVGKMKELRRRLVDYACHHRKHGHDALLRMLAGFALVSCLLLLLPGSPFSAAVDDLLQMGRTRLDDEAAPAPAPPCAAVANGTICCDRTAMRTDVCVMRGDVRTEAASNSIFLLVPPDNSTAAAAAGQYERIRPYTRKWESSIMSTIDELRLRAVPESAKAPASCDVRHDVPAVVFSTGGYTGNVYHEFNDGIIPLYITARQYNKKVVFVMLEYHDWWMTKYGHIVEQLSDYPPIDFTNDRRTHCFPEAIIGLRIHDELAIDAARMPSNRTIQDFRRMLDDAYRGRVQTIIEEEEKAAAVALGMATHGSIKKKSALKDNKPRMVIVSRNGSRGIENEDELVRAAVGAGFRVAVLQPRQDTELAKMYRALNASDVMVGVHGAAMTHFLFMRPGSVFIQVVPLGTDWAAETYYGEPARRLGLRYMPYKIKPAESSLYREYAKDDPVLTDPDTVNAKGWQVTKKVYLDGQNVRLDMARFRRRLRDAYDHWVEQRXSETEQRKPW, from the exons ATGGTCCAACACCATCGGGCCAGCCTGCTCTtgcaccagcagcagcggaatggggaggaggaggggcagcAGGTGACGGCCGAGGAGGGCGTCGGCAAGATGAAggagctccggcgccgcctcgtGGACTACGCGTGCCACCACCGGAAGCACGGGCACGACGCCCTGCTGCGGATGCTCGCGGGATTCGCGCTCGTCTcctgcctgctgctgcttcttcccGGGAGCcccttctccgccgccgtcgacgacctgCTGCAGATGGGGAGGACGCGCCTGGACGATGAGgcggcgcctgcgcctgcACCGCCGTGCGCAGCCGTAGCCAACGGCACCATCTGCTGCGACCGCACCGCGATGCGCACCGACGTGTGCGTCATGCGCGGGGACGTCCGGACGGAGGCCGCCTCCAATTCGATCTTCTTGCTCGTGCCGCCGGACaactccaccgccgccgctgctgctggccAGTATGAGCGCATCCGCCCTTACACCCGGAAGTGGGAGTCCAGCATCATGAGCACCATCGATGAGCTCCGGCTCCGCGCCGTGCCGGAGTCAGCCAAGGCGCCAGCTAGCTGCGACGTCCGGCACGACGTCCCCGCTGTCGTGTTCTCCACCGGTGGGTACACCGGCAACGTGTACCACGAGTTCAACGACGGCATCATCCCGCTCTACATCACCGCGCGCCAGTACAACAAGAAGGTGGTGTTCGTCATGCTCGAGTACCACGACTGGTGGATGACCAAATACGGCCACATCGTTGAGCAGCTCTCCGATTACCCGCCAATCGACTTCACCAACGACCGCCGCACCCACTGCTTCCCGGAGGCCATCATCGGGCTGCGCATCCACGACGAGCTCGCCATCGACGCCGCGAGAATGCCGAGCAACAGGACCATCCAGGATTTCCGTCGGATGCTCGACGACGCGTACCGTGGCCGCGTCCAGACGAtcatcgaggaggaggagaaggccgcggcggtggccttGGGGATGGCGACCCATGGCAGCATCAAGAAGAAGAGCGCGCTCAAGGACAACAAGCCGCGGATGGTGATCGTGTCACGGAACGGGTCGCGCGGGATAGAGAACGAGGACGAGCTAGTGCGCGCCGCTGTCGGCGCCGGGTTCCGCGTCGCTGTGCTCCAGCCGCGGCAGGACACGGAGCTCGCCAAGATGTACCGCGCCCTGAACGCGTCGGACGTCATGGTGGGCGTGCACGGCGCGGCGATGACGCACTTCCTCTTCATGCGGCCGGGCTCCGTGTTCATCCAGGTCGTTCCGCTCGGCACCGACTGGGCCGCCGAGACGTACTACGGCGAgcccgcgcggcggctcggcctGCGGTACATGCCGTACAAGATCAAGCCGGCGGAAAGCTCGCTGTACCGGGAGTACGCCAAGGATGACCCGGTGCTCACCGACCCGGACACCGTGAACGCCAAGGGGTGGCAGGTCACCAAGAAGGTGTACCTCGACGGCCAGAACGTGCGGCTGGACATGGCAAGgttccgccgccggctgcgcgACGCGTACGACCACTGGGTGGAGCAGAG CAGCGAGACGGAACAGAGGAAACCATGGTAG